The proteins below are encoded in one region of Diorhabda carinulata isolate Delta chromosome 3, icDioCari1.1, whole genome shotgun sequence:
- the LOC130891036 gene encoding protein I'm not dead yet isoform X1 gives MAHRTLNQIVDSFRTKAAMLLRAIKIYWRTLFVLIYPLALLPVFLTNNTSAFRCLYVVLLMAGYWVFEVLPLPVTSLIPVVLFPLMGILGTDQTSLCYLKETNMMFVGGLIIAIAVEHCNLHKRVALHVIRLVGCSPRRLNIGLCSVTMFVSMWISNTAAAAMMIPIIEATLNALEEQGIGEVFEKKNLEGEFITVDNGDMENRRPTRTTMCYFISTAYAASIGGMGCIIGSGTNLTFKGLYETYFPESPGVEFTKWMILNVPIMLMIMYLGIIWLQFWYMGLFRPNSVDAKKIKVGSQGEAVAKKLITHQLEQLGPMSFHEKAIGVCFLLSIILWFFRKPQFVPGWAELITEHKVKDATAALIVVMIMFIVPSKLDFIYMFSSNEQKRPKAPSPALISWKIVQQKMPWGLLFLLGGGFAMAEGSKASGMSHMIAQHLRGFTSLNKYYVMLISGCMGSFLTQFSSNVACANVILPVLAEMSVDAKIHPMYLMMPAALCCSFSYCLPVSTPPNAIAAAPCNMPSKEMTKVGIGMTIISLLVLFTVFPFYSRLIWDVDTFPIWAKDD, from the exons aGATCGTCGACAGTTTTCGAACAAAGGCCGCTATGTTGCTGCGAGCCATTAAAATTTACTGGAGAACGTTGTTCGTTTTAATCTACCCGTTAGCTCTATTGCcagtttttttaacaaataacacATCCGCCTTCAGATGTCTCTACGTAGTTCTTCTTATGGCAG gCTATTGGGTCTTCGAAGTGCTTCCCCTCCCAGTAACATCACTTATACCAGTGGTCTTGTTTCCTCTTATGGGAATTCTCGGTACAGACCAAACGTCGCTGTGTTATTTAAAGGAAACAAATATGATGTTTGTCGGGGGCTTGATTATAGCAATAGCTGTTGAACACTGTAATCTCCATAAAAGAGTAGCTTTGCATGTGATAAGACTCGTAGGTTGCAGTCCAAGAAGATTGAATATTGGACTCTGTTCTGTCACTATGTTTGTTTCTATGTGGATATCAAATACAGCTGCTGCAGCTATGATGATTCCAATTATAG AAGCAACGTTAAATGCATTAGAAGAGCAGGGCATCGGCgaggtatttgaaaaaaaaaatcttgaaggTGAATTCATAACTGTAGATAATGGCGATATGGAGAATAGACGACCAACAAGGACAACTATGTGCTATTTTATTTCCACTGCTTATGCTGCTAGTATTGGAGGAATGGGTTGCATTATTGGTTCAGGAACCAACCTTACATTCAAGGGATTATATGAAACGTACTTTCCAGAAAGTCCAG gTGTGGAATTTACAAAATGGATGATTTTGAATGTACCTATTATGTTAATGATAATGTACTTGGGCATTATATGGCTTCAGTTCTGGTATATGGGATTATTTAGACCCAATTCGGTAGATGCTAAGAAGATAAAAGTTGGTTCACAAGGAGAAGCTGTTGCTAAAAAGCTCATTACCCATCAACTAGAGCAATTAGGTCCTATGTCTTTCCATGAGAAAGCTATAGGTGTATGCTttctattatcaattattttgtggTTCTTCAGGAAGCCACAGTTTGTACCAGGTTGGGCAGAACTCATCACTGAACATAAA gtaAAGGACGCAACCGCTGCGTTAATAGTCGTAATGATAATGTTTATTGTCCCCTCCAAACTCGATTTCATTTATATGTTTAGCAGTAATGAGCAAAAGAGACCAAAAGCTCCTTCTCCTGCTCTTATTTCTTGGAAAATCGTTCAACAGAAAATGCCTTGGGGTCTCCTCTTTTTACTTGGTGGTGGTTTTGCCATGGCTGAAGGGTCCAAAGCCAGTGGAATGAGTCACATGATAGCTCAACATCTTAGAGGGTTCACTTCATTAAATAAGTATTACGTTATGTTGATTTCCGGATGCATGGGATCTTTTCTGACCCAGTTTTCGAGTAATGTTGCATGCGCCAATGTTATTTTACCGGTACTAGCTGAAATGTCTGTG gATGCCAAAATTCATCCGATGTATCTCATGATGCCCGCTGCACTGTGTTGTTCCTTTTCATATTGTCTTCCAGTATCAACTCCTCCTAACGCAATTGCAGCAGCTCCATGCAACATGCCATCTAAAGAAATGACAAAAGTTGGTATCGGAATGACGATAATTTCTTTATTGGTGCTATTTACCGTTTTTCCTTTTTACTCAAGACTTATATGGGACGTAGATACTTTTCCTATTTGGGCAAAAGatgattaa
- the LOC130891036 gene encoding protein I'm not dead yet isoform X2, giving the protein MLLRAIKIYWRTLFVLIYPLALLPVFLTNNTSAFRCLYVVLLMAGYWVFEVLPLPVTSLIPVVLFPLMGILGTDQTSLCYLKETNMMFVGGLIIAIAVEHCNLHKRVALHVIRLVGCSPRRLNIGLCSVTMFVSMWISNTAAAAMMIPIIEATLNALEEQGIGEVFEKKNLEGEFITVDNGDMENRRPTRTTMCYFISTAYAASIGGMGCIIGSGTNLTFKGLYETYFPESPGVEFTKWMILNVPIMLMIMYLGIIWLQFWYMGLFRPNSVDAKKIKVGSQGEAVAKKLITHQLEQLGPMSFHEKAIGVCFLLSIILWFFRKPQFVPGWAELITEHKVKDATAALIVVMIMFIVPSKLDFIYMFSSNEQKRPKAPSPALISWKIVQQKMPWGLLFLLGGGFAMAEGSKASGMSHMIAQHLRGFTSLNKYYVMLISGCMGSFLTQFSSNVACANVILPVLAEMSVDAKIHPMYLMMPAALCCSFSYCLPVSTPPNAIAAAPCNMPSKEMTKVGIGMTIISLLVLFTVFPFYSRLIWDVDTFPIWAKDD; this is encoded by the exons ATGTTGCTGCGAGCCATTAAAATTTACTGGAGAACGTTGTTCGTTTTAATCTACCCGTTAGCTCTATTGCcagtttttttaacaaataacacATCCGCCTTCAGATGTCTCTACGTAGTTCTTCTTATGGCAG gCTATTGGGTCTTCGAAGTGCTTCCCCTCCCAGTAACATCACTTATACCAGTGGTCTTGTTTCCTCTTATGGGAATTCTCGGTACAGACCAAACGTCGCTGTGTTATTTAAAGGAAACAAATATGATGTTTGTCGGGGGCTTGATTATAGCAATAGCTGTTGAACACTGTAATCTCCATAAAAGAGTAGCTTTGCATGTGATAAGACTCGTAGGTTGCAGTCCAAGAAGATTGAATATTGGACTCTGTTCTGTCACTATGTTTGTTTCTATGTGGATATCAAATACAGCTGCTGCAGCTATGATGATTCCAATTATAG AAGCAACGTTAAATGCATTAGAAGAGCAGGGCATCGGCgaggtatttgaaaaaaaaaatcttgaaggTGAATTCATAACTGTAGATAATGGCGATATGGAGAATAGACGACCAACAAGGACAACTATGTGCTATTTTATTTCCACTGCTTATGCTGCTAGTATTGGAGGAATGGGTTGCATTATTGGTTCAGGAACCAACCTTACATTCAAGGGATTATATGAAACGTACTTTCCAGAAAGTCCAG gTGTGGAATTTACAAAATGGATGATTTTGAATGTACCTATTATGTTAATGATAATGTACTTGGGCATTATATGGCTTCAGTTCTGGTATATGGGATTATTTAGACCCAATTCGGTAGATGCTAAGAAGATAAAAGTTGGTTCACAAGGAGAAGCTGTTGCTAAAAAGCTCATTACCCATCAACTAGAGCAATTAGGTCCTATGTCTTTCCATGAGAAAGCTATAGGTGTATGCTttctattatcaattattttgtggTTCTTCAGGAAGCCACAGTTTGTACCAGGTTGGGCAGAACTCATCACTGAACATAAA gtaAAGGACGCAACCGCTGCGTTAATAGTCGTAATGATAATGTTTATTGTCCCCTCCAAACTCGATTTCATTTATATGTTTAGCAGTAATGAGCAAAAGAGACCAAAAGCTCCTTCTCCTGCTCTTATTTCTTGGAAAATCGTTCAACAGAAAATGCCTTGGGGTCTCCTCTTTTTACTTGGTGGTGGTTTTGCCATGGCTGAAGGGTCCAAAGCCAGTGGAATGAGTCACATGATAGCTCAACATCTTAGAGGGTTCACTTCATTAAATAAGTATTACGTTATGTTGATTTCCGGATGCATGGGATCTTTTCTGACCCAGTTTTCGAGTAATGTTGCATGCGCCAATGTTATTTTACCGGTACTAGCTGAAATGTCTGTG gATGCCAAAATTCATCCGATGTATCTCATGATGCCCGCTGCACTGTGTTGTTCCTTTTCATATTGTCTTCCAGTATCAACTCCTCCTAACGCAATTGCAGCAGCTCCATGCAACATGCCATCTAAAGAAATGACAAAAGTTGGTATCGGAATGACGATAATTTCTTTATTGGTGCTATTTACCGTTTTTCCTTTTTACTCAAGACTTATATGGGACGTAGATACTTTTCCTATTTGGGCAAAAGatgattaa